A genomic stretch from Oncorhynchus tshawytscha isolate Ot180627B linkage group LG07, Otsh_v2.0, whole genome shotgun sequence includes:
- the LOC112253812 gene encoding abl interactor 2 isoform X12, with protein MSVGEAGIWHALIAKDVKMAELQMLLEEEIPAGRSALLDSFTNLERVAEYCESNYVQSPDKHRALEETKNYTTQSLASVAYLINTLANNVLQMLDIQASQLRRMESSINHISQTVDIHKEKVARREIGILTTNKNTSRTHKIIAPANPERPVRYIRKPIDYSLLDDMGHGVKASAQNMKAGATGLPRTNPPTQKPPSPPMSGKGTIGSGSSGGSHPSSSSRSSSRENSGSGSVGLPIAVPTPAPPPTAFPGAPQFFSMNRPVQPQNPPAVGGSLPYRRPASLTGQPNSNMALNQPQPNGGPHFNQVPGPLVAPPPPSMQITPQLPLMGFVARVQETISDVPPPPPPVEEAVFEEPTPPPPEDYEDEEEEEESAVVEYSDPYAEEDPPWAPRTYMEKVVAIYDYAADKEDELSFNEGAIIYVIKKNDDGWYEGTMSGTTGLFPGNYVESIMHYAD; from the exons ATGAGCGTTGGAGAGGCTGGGATCTGGCATGCATTGATTGCTAAAGATGTGAAAATGGCGGAGTTACAAATGCTTTTGGAAGAGGAGATTCCAGCTGGACGTAGTGCATTATTAGATAGTTTTACCAATTTGGAAAGAGTTGCCGAGTATTGCGAAAGCAACTATGTTCAG tCACCAGATAAGCACAGAGCGTTGGAGGAGACTAAGAACTACACCACCCAGTCTCTGGCCAGCGTAGCATACCTGATCAACACCTTGGCCAACAATGTCCTGCagatgcttgacattcaggcctcCCAGCTCCGCCGCATGGAATCCTCCATCAACCACATCTCACAG ACAGTGGACATCCACAAAGAGAAAGTGGCCAGGCGGGAGATTGGCATCCTGACCACCAATAAGAACACCTCTCGCACACATAAGATCATTGCTCCGGCCAATCCAGAGAGGCCGGTGCGCTACATCCGCAAGCCAATCGACTACAGCCTGCTGGATGACATGGGCCACGGAGTCAAG GCCAGTGCTCAGAACATGAAGGCCGGAGCCACAGGTCTCCCTCGCaccaacccacccacacagaaGCCGCCAAGCCCACCCATGTCAGGGAAGGGAACCATTGG cagtggcagcagtggagGCAGCcaccccagcagcagcagccgcagcagcagcagagagaatAGCGGCAGCGGCTCCGTGGGCTTGCCTATCGCCGTGCCAACGCCTGCCCCGCCCCCCACAGCATTCCCAG GTGCCCCCCAGTTCTTCAGCATGAACCGGCCGGTGCAACCACAGAACCCTCCTGCGGTGGGGGGGTCTCTGCCATACCGCCGGCCCGCGTCATTGACGGGCCAGCCCAACTCCAACATGGCCCTGAACCAGCCCCAGCCCAACGGAGGACCCCACTTCAACCAGGTCCCAG GTCCTCTTgttgccccccctcccccctccatgcAGATCACTCCTCAGCTCCCTCTGATGGGCTTTGTGGCTCGGGTACAGGAGACCA tctcaGACGTGCCCCCTCCCCCGCCCCCTGTAGAAGAAGCTGTGTTTGAGGAACCCACCCCGCCCCCTCCAGAGGActatgaggatgaggaggaggaagaagagtcGGCCGTGGTGGAATACAGTGATCCCTATGCAGAGGAGGACCCCCCGTGGGCCCCACGCACCTACATGGAGAAAG TGGTGGCGATCTACGACTACGCGGCGGACAAGGAGGACGAGCTGTCCTTCAACGAGGGCGCTATCATCTACGTCATCAAGAAGAACGACGACGGCTGGTACGAAGGAACGATGAGTGGCACCACCGGCCTCTTCCCCGGGAACTACGTTGAGTCCATCATGCACTATGCCgactga
- the LOC112253812 gene encoding abl interactor 2 isoform X4, which translates to MSVGEAGIWHALIAKDVKMAELQMLLEEEIPAGRSALLDSFTNLERVAEYCESNYVQSPDKHRALEETKNYTTQSLASVAYLINTLANNVLQMLDIQASQLRRMESSINHISQTVDIHKEKVARREIGILTTNKNTSRTHKIIAPANPERPVRYIRKPIDYSLLDDMGHGVKASAQNMKAGATGLPRTNPPTQKPPSPPMSGKGTIGRHSPYRTLEPVRPPVVPNDYVSSPTRHGNMAPPQQSPARTASVNQRNRTYSSGSSGGSHPSSSSRSSSRENSGSGSVGLPIAVPTPAPPPTAFPGAPQFFSMNRPVQPQNPPAVGGSLPYRRPASLTGQPNSNMALNQPQPNGGPHFNQVPGPLVAPPPPSMQITPQLPLMGFVARVQETISDVPPPPPPVEEAVFEEPTPPPPEDYEDEEEEEESAVVEYSDPYAEEDPPWAPRTYMEKVVAIYDYAADKEDELSFNEGAIIYVIKKNDDGWYEGTMSGTTGLFPGNYVESIMHYAD; encoded by the exons ATGAGCGTTGGAGAGGCTGGGATCTGGCATGCATTGATTGCTAAAGATGTGAAAATGGCGGAGTTACAAATGCTTTTGGAAGAGGAGATTCCAGCTGGACGTAGTGCATTATTAGATAGTTTTACCAATTTGGAAAGAGTTGCCGAGTATTGCGAAAGCAACTATGTTCAG tCACCAGATAAGCACAGAGCGTTGGAGGAGACTAAGAACTACACCACCCAGTCTCTGGCCAGCGTAGCATACCTGATCAACACCTTGGCCAACAATGTCCTGCagatgcttgacattcaggcctcCCAGCTCCGCCGCATGGAATCCTCCATCAACCACATCTCACAG ACAGTGGACATCCACAAAGAGAAAGTGGCCAGGCGGGAGATTGGCATCCTGACCACCAATAAGAACACCTCTCGCACACATAAGATCATTGCTCCGGCCAATCCAGAGAGGCCGGTGCGCTACATCCGCAAGCCAATCGACTACAGCCTGCTGGATGACATGGGCCACGGAGTCAAG GCCAGTGCTCAGAACATGAAGGCCGGAGCCACAGGTCTCCCTCGCaccaacccacccacacagaaGCCGCCAAGCCCACCCATGTCAGGGAAGGGAACCATTGG GCGCCACTCCCCCTATAGGACACTCGAGCCAGTGCGTCCTCCCGTTGTCCCTAACGACTACGTCTCGAGCCCGACGCGCCATGGCAACATGGCGCCCCCACAGCAGAGCCCTGCACGCACTGCGTCTGTTAATCAGAGGAACCGCACGTACAG cagtggcagcagtggagGCAGCcaccccagcagcagcagccgcagcagcagcagagagaatAGCGGCAGCGGCTCCGTGGGCTTGCCTATCGCCGTGCCAACGCCTGCCCCGCCCCCCACAGCATTCCCAG GTGCCCCCCAGTTCTTCAGCATGAACCGGCCGGTGCAACCACAGAACCCTCCTGCGGTGGGGGGGTCTCTGCCATACCGCCGGCCCGCGTCATTGACGGGCCAGCCCAACTCCAACATGGCCCTGAACCAGCCCCAGCCCAACGGAGGACCCCACTTCAACCAGGTCCCAG GTCCTCTTgttgccccccctcccccctccatgcAGATCACTCCTCAGCTCCCTCTGATGGGCTTTGTGGCTCGGGTACAGGAGACCA tctcaGACGTGCCCCCTCCCCCGCCCCCTGTAGAAGAAGCTGTGTTTGAGGAACCCACCCCGCCCCCTCCAGAGGActatgaggatgaggaggaggaagaagagtcGGCCGTGGTGGAATACAGTGATCCCTATGCAGAGGAGGACCCCCCGTGGGCCCCACGCACCTACATGGAGAAAG TGGTGGCGATCTACGACTACGCGGCGGACAAGGAGGACGAGCTGTCCTTCAACGAGGGCGCTATCATCTACGTCATCAAGAAGAACGACGACGGCTGGTACGAAGGAACGATGAGTGGCACCACCGGCCTCTTCCCCGGGAACTACGTTGAGTCCATCATGCACTATGCCgactga
- the LOC112253812 gene encoding abl interactor 2 isoform X8: MSVGEAGIWHALIAKDVKMAELQMLLEEEIPAGRSALLDSFTNLERVAEYCESNYVQSPDKHRALEETKNYTTQSLASVAYLINTLANNVLQMLDIQASQLRRMESSINHISQTVDIHKEKVARREIGILTTNKNTSRTHKIIAPANPERPVRYIRKPIDYSLLDDMGHGVKWLLRFKASAQNMKAGATGLPRTNPPTQKPPSPPMSGKGTIGRHSPYRTLEPVRPPVVPNDYVSSPTRHGNMAPPQQSPARTASVNQRNRTYSSGSSGGSHPSSSSRSSSRENSGSGSVGLPIAVPTPAPPPTAFPGAPQFFSMNRPVQPQNPPAVGGSLPYRRPASLTGQPNSNMALNQPQPNGGPHFNQVPEEAVFEEPTPPPPEDYEDEEEEEESAVVEYSDPYAEEDPPWAPRTYMEKVVAIYDYAADKEDELSFNEGAIIYVIKKNDDGWYEGTMSGTTGLFPGNYVESIMHYAD, encoded by the exons ATGAGCGTTGGAGAGGCTGGGATCTGGCATGCATTGATTGCTAAAGATGTGAAAATGGCGGAGTTACAAATGCTTTTGGAAGAGGAGATTCCAGCTGGACGTAGTGCATTATTAGATAGTTTTACCAATTTGGAAAGAGTTGCCGAGTATTGCGAAAGCAACTATGTTCAG tCACCAGATAAGCACAGAGCGTTGGAGGAGACTAAGAACTACACCACCCAGTCTCTGGCCAGCGTAGCATACCTGATCAACACCTTGGCCAACAATGTCCTGCagatgcttgacattcaggcctcCCAGCTCCGCCGCATGGAATCCTCCATCAACCACATCTCACAG ACAGTGGACATCCACAAAGAGAAAGTGGCCAGGCGGGAGATTGGCATCCTGACCACCAATAAGAACACCTCTCGCACACATAAGATCATTGCTCCGGCCAATCCAGAGAGGCCGGTGCGCTACATCCGCAAGCCAATCGACTACAGCCTGCTGGATGACATGGGCCACGGAGTCAAG TGGTTGCTAAGGTTTAAG GCCAGTGCTCAGAACATGAAGGCCGGAGCCACAGGTCTCCCTCGCaccaacccacccacacagaaGCCGCCAAGCCCACCCATGTCAGGGAAGGGAACCATTGG GCGCCACTCCCCCTATAGGACACTCGAGCCAGTGCGTCCTCCCGTTGTCCCTAACGACTACGTCTCGAGCCCGACGCGCCATGGCAACATGGCGCCCCCACAGCAGAGCCCTGCACGCACTGCGTCTGTTAATCAGAGGAACCGCACGTACAG cagtggcagcagtggagGCAGCcaccccagcagcagcagccgcagcagcagcagagagaatAGCGGCAGCGGCTCCGTGGGCTTGCCTATCGCCGTGCCAACGCCTGCCCCGCCCCCCACAGCATTCCCAG GTGCCCCCCAGTTCTTCAGCATGAACCGGCCGGTGCAACCACAGAACCCTCCTGCGGTGGGGGGGTCTCTGCCATACCGCCGGCCCGCGTCATTGACGGGCCAGCCCAACTCCAACATGGCCCTGAACCAGCCCCAGCCCAACGGAGGACCCCACTTCAACCAGGTCCCAG AAGAAGCTGTGTTTGAGGAACCCACCCCGCCCCCTCCAGAGGActatgaggatgaggaggaggaagaagagtcGGCCGTGGTGGAATACAGTGATCCCTATGCAGAGGAGGACCCCCCGTGGGCCCCACGCACCTACATGGAGAAAG TGGTGGCGATCTACGACTACGCGGCGGACAAGGAGGACGAGCTGTCCTTCAACGAGGGCGCTATCATCTACGTCATCAAGAAGAACGACGACGGCTGGTACGAAGGAACGATGAGTGGCACCACCGGCCTCTTCCCCGGGAACTACGTTGAGTCCATCATGCACTATGCCgactga
- the LOC112253812 gene encoding abl interactor 2 isoform X6: MSVGEAGIWHALIAKDVKMAELQMLLEEEIPAGRSALLDSFTNLERVAEYCESNYVQSPDKHRALEETKNYTTQSLASVAYLINTLANNVLQMLDIQASQLRRMESSINHISQTVDIHKEKVARREIGILTTNKNTSRTHKIIAPANPERPVRYIRKPIDYSLLDDMGHGVKWLLRFKASAQNMKAGATGLPRTNPPTQKPPSPPMSGKGTIGRHSPYRTLEPVRPPVVPNDYVSSPTRHGNMAPPQQSPARTASVNQRNRTYSSGSSGGSHPSSSSRSSSRENSGSGSVGLPIAVPTPAPPPTAFPGAPQFFSMNRPVQPQNPPAVGGSLPYRRPASLTGQPNSNMALNQPQPNGGPHFNQVPVSDVPPPPPPVEEAVFEEPTPPPPEDYEDEEEEEESAVVEYSDPYAEEDPPWAPRTYMEKVVAIYDYAADKEDELSFNEGAIIYVIKKNDDGWYEGTMSGTTGLFPGNYVESIMHYAD; encoded by the exons ATGAGCGTTGGAGAGGCTGGGATCTGGCATGCATTGATTGCTAAAGATGTGAAAATGGCGGAGTTACAAATGCTTTTGGAAGAGGAGATTCCAGCTGGACGTAGTGCATTATTAGATAGTTTTACCAATTTGGAAAGAGTTGCCGAGTATTGCGAAAGCAACTATGTTCAG tCACCAGATAAGCACAGAGCGTTGGAGGAGACTAAGAACTACACCACCCAGTCTCTGGCCAGCGTAGCATACCTGATCAACACCTTGGCCAACAATGTCCTGCagatgcttgacattcaggcctcCCAGCTCCGCCGCATGGAATCCTCCATCAACCACATCTCACAG ACAGTGGACATCCACAAAGAGAAAGTGGCCAGGCGGGAGATTGGCATCCTGACCACCAATAAGAACACCTCTCGCACACATAAGATCATTGCTCCGGCCAATCCAGAGAGGCCGGTGCGCTACATCCGCAAGCCAATCGACTACAGCCTGCTGGATGACATGGGCCACGGAGTCAAG TGGTTGCTAAGGTTTAAG GCCAGTGCTCAGAACATGAAGGCCGGAGCCACAGGTCTCCCTCGCaccaacccacccacacagaaGCCGCCAAGCCCACCCATGTCAGGGAAGGGAACCATTGG GCGCCACTCCCCCTATAGGACACTCGAGCCAGTGCGTCCTCCCGTTGTCCCTAACGACTACGTCTCGAGCCCGACGCGCCATGGCAACATGGCGCCCCCACAGCAGAGCCCTGCACGCACTGCGTCTGTTAATCAGAGGAACCGCACGTACAG cagtggcagcagtggagGCAGCcaccccagcagcagcagccgcagcagcagcagagagaatAGCGGCAGCGGCTCCGTGGGCTTGCCTATCGCCGTGCCAACGCCTGCCCCGCCCCCCACAGCATTCCCAG GTGCCCCCCAGTTCTTCAGCATGAACCGGCCGGTGCAACCACAGAACCCTCCTGCGGTGGGGGGGTCTCTGCCATACCGCCGGCCCGCGTCATTGACGGGCCAGCCCAACTCCAACATGGCCCTGAACCAGCCCCAGCCCAACGGAGGACCCCACTTCAACCAGGTCCCAG tctcaGACGTGCCCCCTCCCCCGCCCCCTGTAGAAGAAGCTGTGTTTGAGGAACCCACCCCGCCCCCTCCAGAGGActatgaggatgaggaggaggaagaagagtcGGCCGTGGTGGAATACAGTGATCCCTATGCAGAGGAGGACCCCCCGTGGGCCCCACGCACCTACATGGAGAAAG TGGTGGCGATCTACGACTACGCGGCGGACAAGGAGGACGAGCTGTCCTTCAACGAGGGCGCTATCATCTACGTCATCAAGAAGAACGACGACGGCTGGTACGAAGGAACGATGAGTGGCACCACCGGCCTCTTCCCCGGGAACTACGTTGAGTCCATCATGCACTATGCCgactga
- the LOC112253812 gene encoding abl interactor 2 isoform X13 translates to MSVGEAGIWHALIAKDVKMAELQMLLEEEIPAGRSALLDSFTNLERVAEYCESNYVQSPDKHRALEETKNYTTQSLASVAYLINTLANNVLQMLDIQASQLRRMESSINHISQTVDIHKEKVARREIGILTTNKNTSRTHKIIAPANPERPVRYIRKPIDYSLLDDMGHGVKASAQNMKAGATGLPRTNPPTQKPPSPPMSGKGTIGSGSSGGSHPSSSSRSSSRENSGSGSVGLPIAVPTPAPPPTAFPGAPQFFSMNRPVQPQNPPAVGGSLPYRRPASLTGQPNSNMALNQPQPNGGPHFNQVPVSDVPPPPPPVEEAVFEEPTPPPPEDYEDEEEEEESAVVEYSDPYAEEDPPWAPRTYMEKVVAIYDYAADKEDELSFNEGAIIYVIKKNDDGWYEGTMSGTTGLFPGNYVESIMHYAD, encoded by the exons ATGAGCGTTGGAGAGGCTGGGATCTGGCATGCATTGATTGCTAAAGATGTGAAAATGGCGGAGTTACAAATGCTTTTGGAAGAGGAGATTCCAGCTGGACGTAGTGCATTATTAGATAGTTTTACCAATTTGGAAAGAGTTGCCGAGTATTGCGAAAGCAACTATGTTCAG tCACCAGATAAGCACAGAGCGTTGGAGGAGACTAAGAACTACACCACCCAGTCTCTGGCCAGCGTAGCATACCTGATCAACACCTTGGCCAACAATGTCCTGCagatgcttgacattcaggcctcCCAGCTCCGCCGCATGGAATCCTCCATCAACCACATCTCACAG ACAGTGGACATCCACAAAGAGAAAGTGGCCAGGCGGGAGATTGGCATCCTGACCACCAATAAGAACACCTCTCGCACACATAAGATCATTGCTCCGGCCAATCCAGAGAGGCCGGTGCGCTACATCCGCAAGCCAATCGACTACAGCCTGCTGGATGACATGGGCCACGGAGTCAAG GCCAGTGCTCAGAACATGAAGGCCGGAGCCACAGGTCTCCCTCGCaccaacccacccacacagaaGCCGCCAAGCCCACCCATGTCAGGGAAGGGAACCATTGG cagtggcagcagtggagGCAGCcaccccagcagcagcagccgcagcagcagcagagagaatAGCGGCAGCGGCTCCGTGGGCTTGCCTATCGCCGTGCCAACGCCTGCCCCGCCCCCCACAGCATTCCCAG GTGCCCCCCAGTTCTTCAGCATGAACCGGCCGGTGCAACCACAGAACCCTCCTGCGGTGGGGGGGTCTCTGCCATACCGCCGGCCCGCGTCATTGACGGGCCAGCCCAACTCCAACATGGCCCTGAACCAGCCCCAGCCCAACGGAGGACCCCACTTCAACCAGGTCCCAG tctcaGACGTGCCCCCTCCCCCGCCCCCTGTAGAAGAAGCTGTGTTTGAGGAACCCACCCCGCCCCCTCCAGAGGActatgaggatgaggaggaggaagaagagtcGGCCGTGGTGGAATACAGTGATCCCTATGCAGAGGAGGACCCCCCGTGGGCCCCACGCACCTACATGGAGAAAG TGGTGGCGATCTACGACTACGCGGCGGACAAGGAGGACGAGCTGTCCTTCAACGAGGGCGCTATCATCTACGTCATCAAGAAGAACGACGACGGCTGGTACGAAGGAACGATGAGTGGCACCACCGGCCTCTTCCCCGGGAACTACGTTGAGTCCATCATGCACTATGCCgactga
- the LOC112253812 gene encoding abl interactor 2 isoform X10, which produces MSVGEAGIWHALIAKDVKMAELQMLLEEEIPAGRSALLDSFTNLERVAEYCESNYVQSPDKHRALEETKNYTTQSLASVAYLINTLANNVLQMLDIQASQLRRMESSINHISQTVDIHKEKVARREIGILTTNKNTSRTHKIIAPANPERPVRYIRKPIDYSLLDDMGHGVKWLLRFKASAQNMKAGATGLPRTNPPTQKPPSPPMSGKGTIGSGSSGGSHPSSSSRSSSRENSGSGSVGLPIAVPTPAPPPTAFPGAPQFFSMNRPVQPQNPPAVGGSLPYRRPASLTGQPNSNMALNQPQPNGGPHFNQVPGPLVAPPPPSMQITPQLPLMGFVARVQETISDVPPPPPPVEEAVFEEPTPPPPEDYEDEEEEEESAVVEYSDPYAEEDPPWAPRTYMEKVVAIYDYAADKEDELSFNEGAIIYVIKKNDDGWYEGTMSGTTGLFPGNYVESIMHYAD; this is translated from the exons ATGAGCGTTGGAGAGGCTGGGATCTGGCATGCATTGATTGCTAAAGATGTGAAAATGGCGGAGTTACAAATGCTTTTGGAAGAGGAGATTCCAGCTGGACGTAGTGCATTATTAGATAGTTTTACCAATTTGGAAAGAGTTGCCGAGTATTGCGAAAGCAACTATGTTCAG tCACCAGATAAGCACAGAGCGTTGGAGGAGACTAAGAACTACACCACCCAGTCTCTGGCCAGCGTAGCATACCTGATCAACACCTTGGCCAACAATGTCCTGCagatgcttgacattcaggcctcCCAGCTCCGCCGCATGGAATCCTCCATCAACCACATCTCACAG ACAGTGGACATCCACAAAGAGAAAGTGGCCAGGCGGGAGATTGGCATCCTGACCACCAATAAGAACACCTCTCGCACACATAAGATCATTGCTCCGGCCAATCCAGAGAGGCCGGTGCGCTACATCCGCAAGCCAATCGACTACAGCCTGCTGGATGACATGGGCCACGGAGTCAAG TGGTTGCTAAGGTTTAAG GCCAGTGCTCAGAACATGAAGGCCGGAGCCACAGGTCTCCCTCGCaccaacccacccacacagaaGCCGCCAAGCCCACCCATGTCAGGGAAGGGAACCATTGG cagtggcagcagtggagGCAGCcaccccagcagcagcagccgcagcagcagcagagagaatAGCGGCAGCGGCTCCGTGGGCTTGCCTATCGCCGTGCCAACGCCTGCCCCGCCCCCCACAGCATTCCCAG GTGCCCCCCAGTTCTTCAGCATGAACCGGCCGGTGCAACCACAGAACCCTCCTGCGGTGGGGGGGTCTCTGCCATACCGCCGGCCCGCGTCATTGACGGGCCAGCCCAACTCCAACATGGCCCTGAACCAGCCCCAGCCCAACGGAGGACCCCACTTCAACCAGGTCCCAG GTCCTCTTgttgccccccctcccccctccatgcAGATCACTCCTCAGCTCCCTCTGATGGGCTTTGTGGCTCGGGTACAGGAGACCA tctcaGACGTGCCCCCTCCCCCGCCCCCTGTAGAAGAAGCTGTGTTTGAGGAACCCACCCCGCCCCCTCCAGAGGActatgaggatgaggaggaggaagaagagtcGGCCGTGGTGGAATACAGTGATCCCTATGCAGAGGAGGACCCCCCGTGGGCCCCACGCACCTACATGGAGAAAG TGGTGGCGATCTACGACTACGCGGCGGACAAGGAGGACGAGCTGTCCTTCAACGAGGGCGCTATCATCTACGTCATCAAGAAGAACGACGACGGCTGGTACGAAGGAACGATGAGTGGCACCACCGGCCTCTTCCCCGGGAACTACGTTGAGTCCATCATGCACTATGCCgactga